Within the Candidatus Atribacteria bacterium ADurb.Bin276 genome, the region AAGGCCGATGCACAACGATCTACCCTCTGCAAGGCCGTGTTGTGAAGGCGAAGCGTGATATCTCTTAATTCATCGGTCAACTCTTCGGGAGGGATTGATTTTAAATATTCATAACCAGCAAACAATTCATCCCCGCCTTCACCGGAAAAAACCGCAGGAACATATTCAGCCGCTAAACGGGCGACTAAATAATTGGTTACACTCGATCGGACCAATAGCGGATCAAACGACTCAAGATGATAAATAACTTCTGGTAATATTGTTATTAAATCTTGCTGAGTTACAACCATTTCGTGGTGAATGGAACCGATATGTTCTGCAACCTTACGAGCATATAAAAGGTCTGGAGCCGAATTCACTCCTGCGGCAAAAGTATGAAATGTATTTATATCATGGCGTGCAATGGCTGATATAGCACTTGAATCTAAACCTCCCGACAGCAAAGATCCAATTTTCTGAGCTGAAATACATTTTTGAACTGCTTCAGATAAAAGCTTATAAAGCTTTTTAGCTATTTGACTGGGGTCATCTTTAGTTACTGATTCTTGCGGTAATGTTATTTGAGGCACAGAGTTTTTTCCATTAAATACATGTCCGGGTAAAAGCTCGTTGACTTTTGGAACTAGGTTTATTAAAGGTTTTACTTCCGAAGAGAATAGTAAGAACTCATTATCTTTCCAACCATAGTAGAGTGGTGCAATACCAAGAAAGTCACGAGAAAGAACAATGTTTTCCTGACTTAAAACAATTTTCACTGAACGCCCATCGCCACCCTGATCCTCATAAATTATTTCATTTTTCCCCGATTTTAAGGGAGGCGCTTGGGAATCATTCCATATCATTCCGAGCGAACAATAACCGTTTTGGAAAAGTGTCTTCCCCGATTTACCTCGATAAGCAATTTCTGGTAAAAGTTTTTCAATCAGAGAGATTTGATTCCCTTGATATATTCCAACAACACCTGCCATATTTTTCCTCCATTCTCATAATTTTTAATCAGTAGATGATTCTGTTTCTTCTCCAGCTTCTTGTTTTTGACGAACTGTTTCCGATCCCTCCTCATAAAATACTTTCATCCTCTCTTCTAATGACATTCCTAAAGAATTATAAAATTTTGATTTGGCAACATTATAATCAAATACCGCTTGTAAATAAGCGTTTTCTGCTTGAAATGCTTCGTTTCGAGCATCAATAAGTTCAATGCTGGTAATAACTCCGGCATCATATCGTGCTTCTGCTATTTTCAGGTATTCATTAGCCCGGGTTAAACTTTTCTCCTGCAGTGGAACAGCTCGTTCTGCAGTTCTTAGCACTTCATAGTTTTGTTTCAACTCAACTTGAATACTATTTTTAATGTTTTCAAGGTTAACTAATGAAATCTGTAATCCTATATGAGATAGTTGCTGGCTGATAACCGGTGTGTAATCATTAGTATTAACCTGAACCTCTTTGGTTTTTAAAACTACTTCATCCTCAGCTTTTTTAATTTCTAGACGATGTTTCAAAGCATATTCAACGCTTTCCTTCAAATCAATATTTGAGGGATTAAAAATCAATTCACTTGCCAAATCTACAGGACTATTTAGGTCTTTCCCCAAAAGCTGGTTAAAATTCATTTTGGCTATCTGTAAATTACTTTCTGCATTTAAAAGGTCTGACTGGGCTTTTGACAATTCATATTCCGCTGAGATTACATCAATCTGAGCAACCATTCCTAATGAATATTTAGCTTTTACATTTTCCAATTGCTTTTGAGAACGATTAATATTATCTTGAGCTAAAACCACTGATCGTTGGAGCTTGAGAATATTGTAATAAGCTTCTTCGACCACCTGGATTTGATTGGAACGAGTAATTTCATAATTCCGTTGGGCAACTAATAGTGCGGTTTCATTGGACAGATCGCTCAATACCGAAGGAGCCAAAAGTAAATCAGCTTTAGTTTTTTTGTAGTTTAATTCACTCTGCTGCAAATCAAATTGAACTTTTTTCATTTCATTTCCGTTTTCCAGCGCAATTTTTACTGCTTCAGGGAGAGTGAGAGGGGGACTGTTTGTTTCTTCAGCAAAAACTCCAAAAGGGAGTATAAAAACCAGCCCTAAAAAAATCGCACTTCCTAAAAATAATTGTTTAAATTGCTTTCTTGATTGGTGACCACCTAACATTTTTTCACACCTCCTAAGAGTAACTCAATAATATTTTATTCTATCCTGAAAATACATTAATGATTAAAAATGCCATCATCCTGAGCCCTCGCTTTTTGAGGGCATGAGGGTCTCATCTTTTTATAATTTCTTCTTTATAAAAACTTTAAGGATGAGATTGCCACGTCACTTCGTTCCTCGCAATGACGGAACAGGAAAAAATTCAAATCCCCCTTACCTCCTTTAGAAAAGGGGGAATTTGTTCGGCATATACATATTTTCATCCCCATCTGGAGTCACCAAAGTGGCACGAGGGTCTATCCTGAAAAAATAAAAAAAGTAAAAAGAAATCAAAAAAACGAGAAGGGCACGCCCCCTTGAATCTTCCCCAACGGTGGAATGAATTCAACAATTCTCCTCCTCGGAGGGGTGCCGTTTTACGGCGGGGAGGGTGTCTTTCGTTTATTCTTGGTTACCCTGGGAAAAAGATTAAAAACACGAAAAAATGAGATCCTTATGGCTTCTGTATAAAAAACCTAAGATGACGTTTGCAGCGTCAGTTGTGATTGCCACGTCTTCCAACCAAAAACCAGTTGAACTCTTCGCAATGACGGCTTTA harbors:
- the asnB gene encoding Asparagine synthetase B (glutamine-hydrolyzing), which gives rise to MAGVVGIYQGNQISLIEKLLPEIAYRGKSGKTLFQNGYCSLGMIWNDSQAPPLKSGKNEIIYEDQGGDGRSVKIVLSQENIVLSRDFLGIAPLYYGWKDNEFLLFSSEVKPLINLVPKVNELLPGHVFNGKNSVPQITLPQESVTKDDPSQIAKKLYKLLSEAVQKCISAQKIGSLLSGGLDSSAISAIARHDINTFHTFAAGVNSAPDLLYARKVAEHIGSIHHEMVVTQQDLITILPEVIYHLESFDPLLVRSSVTNYLVARLAAEYVPAVFSGEGGDELFAGYEYLKSIPPEELTDELRDITLRLHNTALQRVDRCASAFGIIAYIPFLHPDVVRFALSIPQQYKIKNQEEKWILRCALENKLPNHVLHRRKAKFWEGAGVNEILASYAEEKISASEFEEEHILPNGWKIKSREEYLYYKIFIDCFGEMNYLDWMGRSKTYSEN
- a CDS encoding Outer membrane efflux protein translates to MLGGHQSRKQFKQLFLGSAIFLGLVFILPFGVFAEETNSPPLTLPEAVKIALENGNEMKKVQFDLQQSELNYKKTKADLLLAPSVLSDLSNETALLVAQRNYEITRSNQIQVVEEAYYNILKLQRSVVLAQDNINRSQKQLENVKAKYSLGMVAQIDVISAEYELSKAQSDLLNAESNLQIAKMNFNQLLGKDLNSPVDLASELIFNPSNIDLKESVEYALKHRLEIKKAEDEVVLKTKEVQVNTNDYTPVISQQLSHIGLQISLVNLENIKNSIQVELKQNYEVLRTAERAVPLQEKSLTRANEYLKIAEARYDAGVITSIELIDARNEAFQAENAYLQAVFDYNVAKSKFYNSLGMSLEERMKVFYEEGSETVRQKQEAGEETESSTD